One genomic region from Vitis riparia cultivar Riparia Gloire de Montpellier isolate 1030 chromosome 17, EGFV_Vit.rip_1.0, whole genome shotgun sequence encodes:
- the LOC117904154 gene encoding wall-associated receptor kinase-like 1: protein MVMKLVLLLIICLLCLCLCLTAEASTPLEYLVKPNCQSRCGNVVIPFPFGIGESCYLNEWYSVNCSNTSGAAKPFLNPTKLNLELLNVSLEHQTVTVYSPIASYDQQKGSSDLQTSIHLDQSPFLFSTLDNIFVVLGCGHAKLMEHEKIWAGCTSINCSDSFPDQGCYGINCCQTTIPTIDSYYLSTYSVKFTLDDEGNNHSTSTHAFLVDRDWFSRNFTELEDVSVKYAALSLLWMIKEGDNANSSCNGSDYYSLSIGSYVHSSCGCPSRYEGNPYLHDGCDHVVKECANCLETCDYSYIFDNQSYRSYHTEYYCITKDRSSRPLILGFSIGGGSLLLLLGSFGLYKVVKKKKEIRLKKRFFKRNGGLLLEQQISSDKVAVEKTKIFTSKELEKATDNFNLDRILGQGGQGTVYKGMLTDGRIVAVKKSKIVDESQIEHFINEIVILSQINHRNVVGLLGCCLETEVPLLVYEFISNGTLFQHIHNQDSDFPLSWKMRLQIAIEVAGALAYLHSACSIPIYHRDIKSTNILLDDKHRAKVSDFGTSRSISIEQTHLTTLVHGTFGYLDPEYFQSSQFTEKSDVYSFGVVLVELLTGQKPICSTRSQEEKSLATHFILSLQESRLFDILDAGVVKEGEKEEIMALAYLAYQCLNLSGRKRPTMKEITMELEHIRMSLPPLKVEQNFEENACIEMEIIGPLDSTSSFRRSCLNYPKASSSDEQPLLFNAL, encoded by the exons ATGGTTATGAAGTTGGTTCTTCTGCTCATCATCTGCTTGCTATGCCTATGCCTATGCTTAACAGCTGAAGCATCAACACCACTTGAATATCTGGTAAAGCCAAATTGTCAGTCTCGATGCGGAAACGTTGTCATTCCCTTCCCATTTGGGATCGGGGAGAGCTGTTATCTGAACGAGTGGTACTCAGTAAATTGCAGCAACACTTCCGGTGCTGCAAAACCCTTCTTAAACCCTACTAAACTCAACCTGGAGCTGCTGAATGTATCACTGGAACACCAAACAGTGACAGTTTATAGTCCCATAGCTTCCTATGATCAGCAGAAAGGGAGCAGCGACTTGCAGACAAGTATTCATTTAGACCAAAGCCCGTTTCTGTTCTCGACGCTCGATAATATATTCGTGGTGTTGGGTTGTGGCCATGCAAAACTCATGGAGCATGAGAAAATCTGGGCAGGTTGCACCTCCATTAATTGCAGCGATAGTTTTCCTGATCAAGGTTGCTATGGCATCAACTGTTGCCAAACCACAATTCCAACCATAGATAGCTACTATCTGAGCACCTACAGTGTGAAGTTTACCCTAGATGATGAAGGAAACAACCACTCTACCTCCACTCATGCCTTCTTGGTGGACAGAGACTGGTTTTCTCGCAACTTCACTGAACTGGAGGATGTTAGTGTGAAGTATGCTGCGTTATCGTTGTTGTGGATGATAAAAGAAGGGGACAACGCCAACTCTTCTTGTAACGGCTCCGATTACTACAGCTTGTCGATTGGATCTTATGTTCATTCTTCTTGTGGCTGCCCATCGCGTTACGAAGGCAACCCTTATCTTCACGATGGATGTGATCATG TTGTCAAAGAATGTGCCAACTGTCTGGAGACATGTGATTATAGTTACATATTCGACAATCAAAGTTATCGAAGTTATCATACTGAGTACTATTGCATCACAAAGGATAGGTCGTCAAGACCTCTAATTCTAG GTTTTAGCATTGGTGGTGGATCATTATTACTACTCCTTGGATCTTTTGGCTTGTACAAAgtggtgaagaaaaaaaaagagattagACTTAAAAAACGATTCTTTAAACGAAACGGTGGTCTATTGTTGGAACAACAAATCTCTTCTGACAAAGTTGCtgttgagaaaacaaaaattttcacttCTAAGGAGTTGGAAAAGGCTACTGACAACTTCAATTTGGATCGAATTCTTGGTCAAGGAGGTCAAGGAACAGTTTATAAAGGTATGTTAACTGATGGAAGAATTGTTGCAGTTAAAAAGTCAAAGATAGTTGATGAAAGCCAAATAGAGCACTTCATTAATGAAATTGTGATTCTTTCACAAATCAATCATAGGAATGTAGTTGGGCTCTTGGGGTGTTGCTTGGAGACAGAGGTACCTTTATTGGTTTATGAGTTCATTTCCAATGGAACTTTGTTCCAACATATTCACAATCAAGATAGTGACTTCCCACTTTCATGGAAAATGCGTCTACAAATTGCGATCGAGGTAGCTGGGGCACTTGCTTATTTACACTCAGCGTGTTCAATACCAATTTATCATAGAGACATCAAGTCTACAAATATACTTTTAGATGATAAACATAGAGCAAAAGTGTCAGATTTTGGAACATCAAGGTCTATTTCTATAGAGCAAACTCACTTGACTACTCTTGTACATGGGACTTTTGGTTACTTGGATCCAGAATATTTTCAATCAAGTCAATTTACTGAAAAAAGTGATGTATACAGTTTTGGAGTTGTTCTTGTTGAACTTTTAACAGGACAAAAGCCAATTTGTTCAACAAGATCACAAGAAGAGAAAAGTTTGGCAACACATTTTATTTTGTCATTACAAGAGTCTCGTCTATTTGATATTCTTGATGCTGGGGTTGTAAAGGaaggagagaaagaagagatcaTGGCTCTTGCTTACCTTGCATATCAATGCTTAAACTTGAGTGGAAGGAAAAGGCCTACAATGAAAGAGATTACCATGGAATTAGAGCATATTAGAATGTCTCTTCCACCTTTGAAGGTTGAGCAAAATTTTGAAGAGAATGCATGCATCGAAATGGAAATAATAGGCCCTCTAGATAGTACTTCATCTTTTAGAAGGTCATGTTTGAATTACCCCAAAGCATCTTCCTCAGATGAGCAACCATTGTTATTTAACGCATTATGA